The Primulina eburnea isolate SZY01 unplaced genomic scaffold, ASM2296580v1 ctg1224_ERROPOS3294427, whole genome shotgun sequence sequence CTAACACGCTTCCCGCTTGACCCAACACCAAGTATACAAAAGGAGTAAGTGGGGAAAATTTTAGCCTTCATCTTATCAGAAGAAGGAGTGGAACTTTACCGATCAAAAAATAGATGAAGCGATCCCTTAAAATGCATATTATAAGGCGCATTTTCAGTTTATGAAAATCGTTCTATATGTTTTGCCTCTCCTTTCCATTTTTGTCCTCCTTTGGGTGGCTGCTTCATTCTGGAGAACAAGACATCATGAAAAAAACTTACTATATACACTGCCGAAATGTCACGTTGAAAACACCTCCGAAGCCTCCTAACACTTGTTTATATGTGTATGACAGACAATTTCTAAGTCGTTGACCAGTAGCGAAGTCAGAAATATAGTTTTATCCggactaaaattttaaactctataattttttaatattttaaattgatttatCCGGACTAATATCAAATTAatccaaaatttacatatagttttttttaagaaaaaattagACCACCCGACTGTCGCTGACCCGACCACGGAATAATTGAAGATTTTGCTCACCACTCGGATCCAAAGTGAATTTTGTttacataaaaattattattaaatacaaaatgtatatgttgttcttggaagtaaaaaaaaaaagaaaattactAGGTAAAGCTTAACTTGATAAAATTCAGGGCTCCTTAGGTACAGGTAGCATATGCTGCCCACAAATTGGCTTCTCGCCGATGGACTTATTATGGCATAGGTCTTGGccactttttattttatttatactcATGTAAACCAAATTGTACCAAGTATCGAATTGATCAATAAATCGAACTCCATTAttcattttgatttattcatagGTTGATTTGGTCATCAATTTCATAAATAGATTCCCAGcattttgtttttcttcttttaatcAAAAACTATCCCGAAAATCAAACATGATTTAAGAAAACAATTAATCAAatgtcaatttttttaattatcttAATTTAAGGGAAATTATATATAGAATTTTATTCTATCGAGTTGGAATCTTGGTagcataattaatatatatatggctttcaaaacatatctgtatctatataataaaataataaaaatatatacagAAGAAGAGATATTTATATGAAGGCAGTCAATGGGCCATTATTATCACTACATAGTCAAACTTAATGGGCCCATTTAAGTCAAAATCCGCCAAATATCGAACCTTTGTTTGGTAATTTCTTCGATTCTTATTTTAGCCGAGTAACCATCCCCAGCTACTCGTTCCACTCTCTCCCCATGCGCGTGGTACACGTTATTACGAGCCCAGCTGACTCCTATATTTCTTAAGTGCATCTCACGCGCTTCCTAGGTGTGGAGGGCTTTTGCCAAATGCTTCAAATATTTCTAACCAAACTGAAGAAAGTAGTTGGTATTTAATCCCATATTTGTCGAATTCaagtaaaaaaaatttcgcATTTCAAACATTTTGACacactttttttttgtttttgttgcatcttatgatatattatatgtatcgataaagatttaaattttttttttattgtgagaACAAAAAGAGAGAGAAAGAGAGAGTCAAACAGAGAGTATGAAAGGAGAGAACAACTCTCTATATTTATTTCCTACGCAACGGCAATTTCCCCCGTCACCCTTGTGAGACCAGAAGCTCTCGCAAAACCCGACCCGGAAATGGAAAACCCGACGTCTCTTCTTCCTTCTCCAAACAGCCACAGCTCAAACAGCAGCAATGGCTTCTTGCACCACTACACATCCCCGAACTCCCCCCGCCCGCCGCAACCAATCACTAGATCTGAACCAAACAACCCGTACCCTACCACCTTCGTCCAAGCCGACACCACCTCCTTCAAGAAAGTCGTCCAAATGCTCACCGGATCATCCGAGACCGCCCGTATGGCCTCAAGACCTGACTCAGTTAGAAGCCCGATCCCGCCCATCAAGACCGCAGCAAAGAAAGACAAGTCCGCCTCGAAGCTCTACGAACGCCGAAGCAGCCTCAGAAACTTTAAGATCAGCCCCTTGGGCCCTGGACTAGCCAACACTCGGCCCGGGGTTTTGGCCGGGAATTCGGGTACACCCAGAACCGGCACGCCGGAAATTCTGTCTCCCAGTATTCTTGATCTCCCTTCACTGGTTCTCAGTCCGGTCACGCCTCTGATACCCGACCCTTTCAACCGGTCACCTATTAATGTTCAAATGGCTGTTGTAAATAGCGATAACATTGACGTGGAGGCAGAAGAAAAGGCCATTAAAGAGAAAAGTTTCTACTTGCATCAGTCGCCGATTAATACTCCCAGGGATTCGGAGCCCCGGCTTCTGCCTCTATTTCCGGTAACATCGCCTAGAGTTGCGACTTCTGGTGATGCTTCTAATTCTTGAGTGATTCTCCTTTTCATCATTCCTTATTGGGTATTTTTGTATAACATTTTATATGTGAAAGCATCAACATAAACATGATTTGGAATCTTATTTAGATAAAGGAAAGAATTTCTAATCTCCTTTGTTTTACTTGTTTATGATGTAAAGATGAATCTTTTTCTCATTATGCTTCCACtcaaaatctttaattttttcatGTCAAAATaatcttgaattttttttttttaaaatataatctcCACGGAAGATTTGAAGTATGCCAAGGTTATTACTTTTTCGCCTAAGTTTGAATACAGTGGGAAAATAAGcaaatgatatgatatgacttAGTGTCCAAGAATCGGTAATTGGGcagatattaattattatatatatgtatggtgtagtggtaaaaaaaaaaagtgaatgTCCAAAGAGCTGATAGAAAAGGTATACCATACCATAAGCTAAGTGGGGTTGGCTGTCAAATGAGGAGTAAAACAAGGGACAATGGAATCTTTGACTCTTTTGTTGTTTATCTTCATGTGAAAAGAAGATGCCAAGAGAGGGGCTGGCGCGAGGTTTCCCATGTGCCTAAATTATACTATCCTATTGCTTTTAAGAATGACAGACTTGTATATATTTCTGTGAGAGAGATTGATCGGGGATTACATATCAATTAATGAATAAACtaacttttttaattttttcccaTTTAGTCTGGTTGGCTTGTACACAGTACACGACTACGCTATAGGTGTTGATCAAATGAAACTATGACTGCATCATTCGATTTATTCTTTGCAAGGAAAGTTCTGTAATGGAGAGCGTAGCggtgaaataaaatattaaaattgtttcaaaatcaaatattattttattgggAAGGAGGAGACTGTTGCCCCTGATATCTCAAAATTCAACATCAAAGTAACCCGTTAGTCATCCGTCATTGGTTGTACTTTCTAGGCACGTGGCGagtaatttttcttttttcggTTAAATCTTAGTCCATGAAATTTTGGATGAACAAGTGGGGAAGGGAAAAGAAAAGTGTAGTTTGAAGAtagaaattttataattattgatCACTAAAGTTTGTTCGATAGTTCAAATCAACATTAGCTGCTCTAGTTTCCATTTCCTATTTGTCAATGTGTTGATCTGTTAAGTCTTAATCATAGATACAACCTTGGAAATTTAGTGACGGGGTGACCTACATGTGTTGCATTTTTCTTCTTTAGAGAATTTTTCTATCTGAAGAAACGACTGTCTGTAGTGCGATCTTATGGAGATAGTTCCAATTCTCGTTCAATGAATTTCTCGATAATTTAACATGGTATTTTGAAGTTTGTTGGTGCTTGAACTACGACATAAAAATACagcagatttttttttttaaaaaaaaaaatcagaatttAGATCTCAAAAAATGAATTGAGTACAACAAACAAAGCAAAGTTTGTTGTAGGGAAGCACTCGAAAGGTCCCTTTGACTCCGAGGAGACGTTATGATTATCATGAGAAAGCGAGTTGTTAGCCAGAATTTCCGTTTGGCAAAGCTCTACCATAAAGGTGGTTAGTTCGATTATGGGTGTGTGGGCAGTGCCCACACCCCATATGAATGGTTGAGATTCTACCTCAtggtgaaaaaaaaaattaaaaaaaattaaaattgggccagaaaaaattctggcccttggatgtacccttgcaggcactgcctgcaggggtaggatgaaataatccCATAAAGGTGGGATAGATGTGTAAGTTTGTTCATCTTGAATCATGTTTAATTAGCCAGGTTGTATTTTCATCAACGGACTAAATATGAGTTATTGATCTTATATACTTGGGCAACACACTCGGTGTAACATCGAATTTTTCATTAGGGCGAGATTTGAGACAAGGCCTTTGGCCCAGCAGATAGTCTCATTTatacatataaataatataGTGACGACTCGGGTTCGTGTCTCACTCTCCACCCAATCCCACCcctataatttttaaaaaaaatatttgagaaagattttaaaatattttaggcAGCATATGgattcaaaataaattgatatagtttcaataaattaattaatataatcaaTTCGTGGACTCATTTGCCATGACGATAAAAATGTGAATGTTTTGTTATAGAAAAGCCTTGTCTTCGTGCTTAGAAGTCTACGACGCAATTATTGGTATTTGCTACAAACAAACACACACCAATAAATCACGCGACAATTTAATTAGTAATGTATGAAAAAGTAGTTTTAAGAAAatgtaattttattaatttaaacgaATGAGCCGAGAAGTGTCAGCGTCAGTTGTGGTCTGAAGGACAAGATAGAACAACATGTGTCTACTCCACATTTAGTACCATCATATCTACACAGACTAATAAATAACTCATGGTGACACCGACTGCCAATCAACTACAATAGTTGACCAtagttatgtttttttttataaataaaattaattaatcaattaattttttatcatcgcgatttataaaaatatacagTCGATGATTATTAActctaaattttaaattatattgcgATTCAATATGGTGTTTGATAAATAACTATGTGTTCCTTGATCTCTAAAAAATGGTCCATTTAGATAGGCGATTAACCAAACGAAATCATTAAAAGGGGCTGACCACCTAAACAAATAAAGTATTCatagtgttgtatgttgataaataattaaaaatagttatcttgtaagacggtttcacgaatttttatctgtgagatggatcaatcctatcgatattcacaataaaaagtattactcttagcataaaaagtaatatttttttcatagatgaacCAAACAAAAgtatatgatccgtgagattaTCTCACACAATTTTTACCATCTCACACAATTTTTACCAATATTTAATGGGAGCTAAATTTATCTTGAGAGGTTAACTTGGATTACAAGGGATActctcaaaataattttttcaagaATTTAGGATGCAATGGTCATCATGAAAGCTCCACTTGGACGTATTTCGCTTTGAAAAATCTAGTCACCATAGAGAAAATATTCGTTTAGGATATAAACAAATATCAATGGGATATCGATCTCATTTTCTCAAATAATCATCAATCAGCCACCTTCTCCTTTGTCTGTTCCATAACTACGACTCGCACAAGTATCCTGTTCCCTCTTTTCTTTCTTGACTATTCCGGactctctctctctccctcTATCTAAAAAGAGTGTTTTTGTTCTTACTGTACGGAGCATTGCAGTGATCTTTAGGATTTTTGATTGGATTTTTGTTTTGAACGTCGATAGGTCTCTCGATTGACTGCAGGTACTCTCACGCATTGGTGCTTCTTTATTGCTTAAAAGATCAAGCTTTTCTTGAATGTCTTTGGTGTTTGCTTGAGTAAATTTAATTTGGTTGAGAATTCTGGTCTTTGATTAAGCTATTAATATGTGTACTTTgtttattattatgtttttatagtAGATTATTGAACTTGTTCTCTACTTTGTTTTAAGGTTAATTAATTTTGACTAATACTTGTTTAGATCACCTATGTCTAGTGTACTTCTCTGTTGATGAagctaattattattatttgcaaGTATATATAGTTTTCCTCATCTTATCCTGGTGAGGGTTGAGATTGTAGCTCCAAGCTGCGAAGGGGATGTTTTTCTGATACACGCACGGAACCTGGTTCCATGCCGTGTGAAATCGGATAGCTTCATTCTTGATTAATTTGTTGGCCACCGCAAAAGGGACTGATATATTGTCAAACTCACATTCAAGGCTTGTATTGTTAATGCACCCTGCATAAATGGTTTCTTATTATCAAGCAGAGACACAATTATAGTATAGGCTTGTGtgtaatatcaaatatataAACATTTATCGTTACAATTTTCCAATGCTTGGATTAAGTTAATTGGCAGTTGCTGATTTGCATTTAAGCTAAAGCAAGAAGCTTTGATTTCACCAGATAATTTATTTGGCTCCCCCGGATAAGCTTTGAGATGTCTTCTTCTCTTGAGAATCAAAGCAAAGCACAGAAGTCTTTAGCTGAGGTGATCACCTAATATAGTTTATAACATATTTTGGTTCTGTGATATCAATAAAGAAATTACAGGAATCTAATGTTTTTCTTTTGTTATAGGTTGTTAGTAACGAGAAAAGGTTGCTACCTTTAATGTATTCCAGAGGTATCTTACATGGTGAGGTTCTTGAGGTATACCATGAAGTCCGAACAGGATTAGAGAAAATTCTTTTGTCAACTAATGAGATGGCAGAGATTCAAGATGTCGAATATCTTCTTTGGAAGTTGCACTACAAGCATATTAACGAATTCCGCAAAAGAATTAGGATACAATCTTTGGATAAGGATAATGTTAAGGAGACTCATCCTCAAAATGTTGATTCTCCAAGCAAATTCGATCATCATTTGGAAGGATTCAATGTCGTTCTTATCAGAAGCATCTACATTctataatgatttgattttcaaACTTAAACGAAGTTGTGGGCTTCTAGGGGAAGTTTTCCTGGACAATAATGCTAGTTCATTTTCCGTTGAGCAAACAAAGCTGCATAAACATCAGTTTACATGCCACCGCCTTTTAATTTGTCTGGGTGATTTGTCTAGGTATGCAGAAATTCTTAAAAAACCCGATGCTCGAAAATGGTCAGTGGCAGCAAACTACTACCTAAGAGCAACCAAAACTTGGCCAGGAAGTGGAAATCCTCACAATCAGGTAGATGATCTAACGATATCAAATTCATTTTACATCTTGGAATAAAAGTAGTTATTTTTTCTCGTCTGCAGTTGGCTTTGCTTGCGACATATGTTGGAGATTCTTTTCTTGCATTGTATCATTCGATGAGGAGTTTAGAGGTGAAAGAGCCTTTTCCTGATGCTTGGGGAAACCTTGTGCTACTCTTTGAAGAGGTAATGCAGTTTTTGGCTACTGGATTTCATACTTCTTGGCAACTGATTGAAATGGATTGCTTTTTTCCCCTTGTATCAAATGGATTGTTTCTTACGTTGTGGAAATTAAGTGATAATTTTTTGGTGGATTTTCAGATAAAGCCTATTCAGTCGCCGACATTTTCTAGCGAGGAATTTGACTTTTACAATATACCCCGTAGAAATTTCTTGCACAATAAATCTACTGCAGAGAATGGTTCTCCAAAAGAAAGCAAAATAGCTGAGACGAACCATGCTTCTGCTGAAATGTTTGACCTGTGGTCAGCAGTAATCCGAACTATAAGCTTCTTCATAATGAGATCCAGGTACTTGTCGCCATAATCTTTGCGCCTTTGCTATCGACTGTTTCATGCATCTGTATATTACTATCACTTCAACCTATGATATATAAATAAATGGTTGATTTTAACGCAGTTTGGAGGAATTTCCCCGCACGTTTGCCCATACCTTGAGCAGTTTAGAAGCTTTATTAGTAGTTAATGATGCAGAACTTACTGCAACGATGGAGTCTTATCAGTTTTTGGATACATTGAGAAACGGTCCTTATCGTGCCATTCAACTTGTTTCCACATTTATCTTCGTGCTTCATAGATTGGTCCAGAACCCAAAACTAAAAGATTCTACAGGGATAGATGAGAATATGCAGTCTGAATATACAACATTAGCGTTGGCCACTGTTTTCATTTGCATGGGTCGACTCACTGAGAGATGCTGGAAGTGTAGTATGGCTAAATGTCCACTTTTACCAGCGGTGTTGGTTTTCGTTGAGTGGTTAGTCGGAGCACTTGATGACGCAGAACTGCATGTTGCTGATGAAAGAGTTTTGAATGCCATGTGTTatttttttggtgttttatGTGAGTTCTTGAACAGACTCGATCAAAATGAGAGCGTAGTAGATACGGATAATACTGCTCTTTGGGAAGATCATGAGTTGAGAGGTTTTTACCCGTTAGCCCATGTGCATGAAATGCTGGATTTCACTACTACTAATCAGGAATGGGAGGGCGATTCTTATAGAAGGCGTTCTCAGCGTATAATTCATGCTGCAACAAGAATTGTGGACCGAGCCAAAAGTTCACGAGATTGGATCTCCAAAGACAAAGAGGGAAGAAATTTCTGCAGTTTCGAGAAAGAAAAATGTCCAAGCCAAGCAGAATCATCCGGCACGGGGTCTGGTTCCAGCCTTGAAGTGATGATAAATGCAGAGACATCGTCAACTCTAAAGAAAACACGATTAATGATTGCTGAAGATGAAGAAGTGATTCTCTTCAATCCAATCACAAGGCACAACTCCGCACCAATTTATACCCCTCAGTCTACAACCCATCCAGTTAGTCCTGAAGCCACAGATACACTGAGAACGCTTCTTGATGAATGTTTATGCCGTGCCACGACATTTTCCACCAGTCAGCAGTCGGAAGATGGTGATTCATTTAGTTTCTGCTCCACGGTGTCTGATTCAGGACAACACAAGCTGTTCAAGGACTTGACGACCCACTCCACTGGACCTCCCTCTCTAAGTGCATGGGTCCTCGATAGAGGAGTTTCGAAGTATGAAACAGAAAATGGGACCAAAGACTTCAATGAACACAAGAAGCTCGATCCTATCGAGGAAATAGCCTCTATGTCCTTATCCGATCTATCTATATTGGAAAAAAAGAATTTCGATATAGACCACGGGCCTATTTCAACAATCAGCTACGATTCACCTCCTTATGTTGCACCTTTACCTTCTGCCCCTTTGTTGCCAGAAAACACCGTTTGGTTGAAAAGGAATCCATTAATCTCACCTGAGTACAAGAACGGATCAGATGGGATTCTTGGTGCGGCACCATACACGAAAGGTGTTTCAAATCGTTCACCAATCGGGTCTACTCCTCCCAGAGTCTCAGTTCTGGTCGATGGTTACCCACCAGTTCTTGGAATGAGTTCTTCAGAGTGGCTTTATCACTACAGAAACAGTCAGAATGTGGAGAATACCTCCAATCACATATCACCACTTGTTTACAATGCTCGCCCCGCCTTCGAGAATTTTCAAACAAACCAAGTTTGCAGGCTTGATCTATGTGATCAGCGGGGAAACCATTTGGTTCCAAATCCAATGGTTTATCTGGGGAGCCCCCAATTACATCCAAATACATCTCCTGTGTATGGGTCAGCAGATCAAAAACAGCCAAGGGAAACTTTTTTTACAGGTTACCAAAGACCAGTTCCTTATTTATGTGGTGTTGGCATGGAGATTAGACAAGAACAGCCGCCACTTTTGCAGTATCTTAAGGAGAGAGAGTGTCTGCTGCAATCAGAATTGCAGCTAAGGGGTCATACTTTTGTTGGAAACTGAATATAAGTCGGGGGTACATGCTATGTTGCTCCAAATTCATTGGCCACTCTTGGATGTGGTTGGCCTCCACCTCAAAATATGTAGGCTTCATTCCTTTTTCAATGTGTCAATGTGTCGGAAGCAACTCTCTTGGTGTGTTATAGGGACGTGTTTATACAACTTTTTATTACGCTATATTTGTCATGTGCATGCCAGATATATTACTAAGATAATGATTACTATAATGTTTATATCCATAGAGTATATTTgtagatatttgaaattaaagttttaaactaTTGTTGACCTGGTAAGAATGTCCTATTGCTAAGGAACATTTCAGAAACTGTTATTTAACATAACCCATTGTAAATGTTATTTTCTTTCATCATTTCCCACCGTAGGTTCGTTTTAATTTAATCAGTACTTTTTCTGCCATCGACGAATCTcggataaaataaataaattttgttatatatttatgtatcatttttttttttctgttgaGTAAATAGGGAGATTTCTAATGAACAAGATCGAGTATTACAACCAGTTTTGCCAATTATTTTTGACGGACAATTGCAGGCCCGTAGGCCTATGTTATTTTCTTGCGGCCCAGTCGCCCCCCTCACACTGTCTCGCTCTCACACCCACACACAGAGACACGCACGCAATTGCACAATACCTGTAATACAGATCTGTTCCACGATCTGACATCTCCAAATGGAGGCTAGACACTCGAACACAGAAGATATTTCCCCTGCTAAAGCAGTTATGCTCGGAGCTTTGGCTCCAGGAGTCAACGTCCGTATAAATTTTCCCATCCCTTTTTAATCAAGATTCCAATTTCACGGTAATAAAGATTCGGAATTGATCAAATATATCCTTCAAAGTTTCAATCTTTTTGCTGCTATGATTTCAGGGTCCCACTTGGAATACAGTAAAAATCGCATTCTTGATGTTGGGTCTGTGTCTGTCTGCGATGCTGGGATTGGCGTTCTCGTCCAGGGACTCTATGCTAATTTTCCATGTGACTTTTCTTGTTCTGATTGCGGGAACCCTTTTCTTGCTCCTTACCAGGTATCTCCATTTCATGTTTTCTGGCAATCTGTTGTATGAatcattttctttccttctaTTTCTGGgccattttttaaattttttgtgcaaggctgaatttattatttttttagttttgtGCTGTGTTTTTAAGCTTATGAGAGAACCTTTATCCGTCTCAAATTTGCTGTAGTTCTCCCGTTGATGTTTCATCTGGAACCTCGTGTATTCGGTTTGCAAATTAATGTCCTTGAAGAAACTTATGCATTTGCATGTTTATGGTCACAAGTTCACCTCAGATTCAATCACATGTAATATGTGATGTAACAGCAAAACCGGGAGTCTTGCTCTGCTCTTGTTGGTAGCTTACGTTGTTGATATGATGATGCCCAAAGCTAGTTGATGAAGATTTCCTACGAATAAGCATTGTCTAAacatacaaaataatattttttttttgtgcggGATATATGAAATGCAGGATCATGGTCATTTTTATACGTTTCTTACCAAGTTTGTCTTATATTTTTCCGCAGATTTCTTGCAGAGACAGGCCTTGTCTCGATCGAACATCAGATGCAGGAGTTGGGGTTAGAACCCAAAGACGAGAGGAGCGATTGAGgcaaatttttttatgtatacACCACATAAGTGAGATTTGTTTGAGATCCAGCCAATATTGTCATTAATTTGTAAGCAACACCACAAATGGCATCTCTGAACCAAGATTATCTCGAAATTATGACTAGATCACAAATGATTTATAATGTTCTAACTCAAATCAACAGGATTCAAAAAGTTGTCATTTGTTAAAACTCTGTCTCTATTCTAGTTCTTCAAAAAAAGTCAACACTTATTTTTCTTCTAAACGTCTAAACTCTAAAGTACTCCCTTTTTATTCTGAACTTTTAAGGACTATAAAATTGTATCTACAGATTTATTGGAGAAATGATTGTAATGGCAATAAGCCTTACGATTAATTTATCAAAAATATCCCATTGGTAGTAAATCATTTACAAGCATAAACTTAACTTCGGCATGAAATTTTTATCAGTACGTATTAATTGcagaataaattataaatttcattgCAAAACATATCTCCTATTTTGAACTTGAAATATAACAGCAAGTCAGCGACGACAAAATATATATTCTACAAACGAAAGTGAGTGAaatattttcgtttttttttttagaaagcaTGAAAAGTGAGAACGAGCAAACCATTCCCCTCGTAATTAATGCATATTCAGAAACCATAGAACACAGCAGATGGCTTATCTGCACCAAATTCCAGGTGTACAATGATATCTCGGATTCAAAACTCAATTAAAACAAACCCCGCtcataacaaaaaaaaacatagaTCACGGTTGTGAAAcatgatatttaaataaatgagTTACGTCAAATGTCTTTTGGGCGTGGGAAGCCTCAGAAAAAGACctcaaattatataaataaagatAATTTATATTCACCCTCGCAAAATTGCCACAGGCCAAATATGAGAGTATTATTCTACACTATCAAAAATTGTTACGGCGTCAACAGCTgttaaaagagtttattcaagGGGCCATTAGCCCTTCAATTGTATAAGAAAGGGACTTTGCCCAatcagctttcagaagcaaCGTTTGCAGTGTATGCATCACGTCATAAACTGGATCGAGCTTCCGCTGCCAACCCTATACGTAAAACCGCCAAAATAAGTACATACGCTATTATGCTGCATTCAAGAACCGAGCTCAAACACAAGTTTGAAAGAAGACCAAGCAAAACAGAAAGGCGTGTTAAGTATAGAAATCTTTCAGAATGAACCAAGAAACTACCTCAAGGACCAAAAGTGTGACCATAACAGTGCAAACATTGCCATCAATGTTTACTTTATGACGACG is a genomic window containing:
- the LOC140820576 gene encoding VQ motif-containing protein 4-like gives rise to the protein MENPTSLLPSPNSHSSNSSNGFLHHYTSPNSPRPPQPITRSEPNNPYPTTFVQADTTSFKKVVQMLTGSSETARMASRPDSVRSPIPPIKTAAKKDKSASKLYERRSSLRNFKISPLGPGLANTRPGVLAGNSGTPRTGTPEILSPSILDLPSLVLSPVTPLIPDPFNRSPINVQMAVVNSDNIDVEAEEKAIKEKSFYLHQSPINTPRDSEPRLLPLFPVTSPRVATSGDASNS
- the LOC140820560 gene encoding LOW QUALITY PROTEIN: nonsense-mediated mRNA decay factor SMG7-like (The sequence of the model RefSeq protein was modified relative to this genomic sequence to represent the inferred CDS: deleted 1 base in 1 codon) gives rise to the protein MSSSLENQSKAQKSLAEVVSNEKRLLPLMYSRGILHGEVLEVYHEVRTGLEKILLSTNEMAEIQDVEYLLWKLHYKHINEFRKRIRIQSLDKDNVKETHPQNVDSPSKFDHHLEDSMSFLSEASTFYNDLIFKLKRSCGLLGEVFLDNNASSFSVEQTKLHKHQFTCHRLLICLGDLSRYAEILKKPDARKWSVAANYYLRATKTWPGSGNPHNQLALLATYVGDSFLALYHSMRSLEVKEPFPDAWGNLVLLFEEIKPIQSPTFSSEEFDFYNIPRRNFLHNKSTAENGSPKESKIAETNHASAEMFDLWSAVIRTISFFIMRSSLEEFPRTFAHTLSSLEALLVVNDAELTATMESYQFLDTLRNGPYRAIQLVSTFIFVLHRLVQNPKLKDSTGIDENMQSEYTTLALATVFICMGRLTERCWKCSMAKCPLLPAVLVFVEWLVGALDDAELHVADERVLNAMCYFFGVLCEFLNRLDQNESVVDTDNTALWEDHELRGFYPLAHVHEMLDFTTTNQEWEGDSYRRRSQRIIHAATRIVDRAKSSRDWISKDKEGRNFCSFEKEKCPSQAESSGTGSGSSLEVMINAETSSTLKKTRLMIAEDEEVILFNPITRHNSAPIYTPQSTTHPVSPEATDTLRTLLDECLCRATTFSTSQQSEDGDSFSFCSTVSDSGQHKLFKDLTTHSTGPPSLSAWVLDRGVSKYETENGTKDFNEHKKLDPIEEIASMSLSDLSILEKKNFDIDHGPISTISYDSPPYVAPLPSAPLLPENTVWLKRNPLISPEYKNGSDGILGAAPYTKGVSNRSPIGSTPPRVSVLVDGYPPVLGMSSSEWLYHYRNSQNVENTSNHISPLVYNARPAFENFQTNQVCRLDLCDQRGNHLVPNPMVYLGSPQLHPNTSPVYGSADQKQPRETFFTGYQRPVPYLCGVGMEIRQEQPPLLQYLKERECLLQSELQLRGHTFVGN
- the LOC140820563 gene encoding uncharacterized protein is translated as MEARHSNTEDISPAKAVMLGALAPGVNGPTWNTVKIAFLMLGLCLSAMLGLAFSSRDSMLIFHVTFLVLIAGTLFLLLTRFLAETGLVSIEHQMQELGLEPKDERSD